Proteins encoded within one genomic window of Brachybacterium sp. P6-10-X1:
- the dapE gene encoding succinyl-diaminopimelate desuccinylase, whose protein sequence is MHNAPAPVLDPHADIVELTAAIVDIESVSGNETALADAVEAALRTHADHLEVIRDGDTVIARTHRGLDRRVLLAGHLDTVPVAENLPSSRRTRDGREELVGRGSCDMKGGVAVFLKLAVEAVTAPVDLTWVFYDHEEVAAADNSLTRIAAEHPEYLAADFAILGEPTSAGVEGGCKGTMKLAVTARGIAAHSARDWVGDNAIHHLAPVLERLASYEARRAVIDGLEYRECLNAVGISGGIAGNVIPDRATALLNYRFAPDTSVDQAEAHVREVLAGLDLEITVTDSSAGALPGLSDPAAADFLAALGQGVTLAAKQGWTDVARFAALGTPAVNFGPGDALLAHTDDEHVPLEDLRSALEALRRWLEISR, encoded by the coding sequence ATGCACAATGCTCCCGCGCCCGTCCTGGATCCCCACGCCGACATCGTCGAGCTCACCGCCGCGATCGTCGACATCGAATCCGTCTCCGGGAACGAGACGGCGCTCGCCGATGCGGTCGAGGCCGCGCTGCGCACCCACGCCGATCACCTGGAGGTGATCCGCGACGGAGACACCGTCATCGCCCGCACCCATCGCGGCCTGGACCGACGAGTGCTGCTGGCCGGGCACCTCGACACCGTCCCGGTGGCGGAGAACCTGCCCTCGTCCCGGCGCACCCGCGACGGGCGCGAGGAGCTCGTCGGGCGCGGCAGCTGCGACATGAAGGGCGGTGTCGCGGTGTTCCTGAAGCTCGCCGTCGAGGCGGTCACCGCCCCCGTCGACCTCACCTGGGTGTTCTACGACCACGAGGAGGTCGCCGCGGCGGACAACTCCCTGACCCGCATCGCCGCCGAGCACCCCGAGTACCTCGCGGCGGACTTCGCGATCCTCGGCGAGCCGACCTCGGCCGGTGTCGAGGGCGGCTGCAAGGGCACCATGAAGCTCGCGGTCACCGCGCGCGGCATCGCCGCCCACTCGGCCCGCGACTGGGTGGGGGACAACGCGATCCACCACCTCGCGCCGGTGCTCGAGCGTCTGGCCTCCTACGAGGCGCGCCGCGCCGTGATCGACGGGCTCGAGTACCGCGAGTGCCTGAACGCCGTGGGGATCTCCGGCGGCATCGCCGGCAACGTGATCCCCGATCGTGCCACCGCGCTGCTGAACTACCGCTTCGCGCCCGACACCTCCGTCGACCAGGCCGAGGCGCATGTGCGCGAGGTGCTGGCCGGCCTCGACCTCGAGATCACGGTCACCGACTCTTCCGCGGGCGCGCTGCCCGGGCTCTCCGACCCGGCCGCCGCCGACTTCCTGGCCGCCCTGGGCCAGGGCGTCACCCTCGCCGCCAAGCAGGGCTGGACCGATGTGGCCCGCTTCGCCGCCCTGGGGACCCCGGCGGTGAACTTCGGACCCGGGGACGCGCTGCTCGCCCACACCGACGACGAGCACGTGCCGCTCGAGGACCTCCGCTCGGCCCTCGAGGCTCTGCGGCGCTGGCTGGAGATCTCCCGGTGA